A genome region from Tursiops truncatus isolate mTurTru1 chromosome 15, mTurTru1.mat.Y, whole genome shotgun sequence includes the following:
- the CCDC154 gene encoding LOW QUALITY PROTEIN: coiled-coil domain-containing protein 154 (The sequence of the model RefSeq protein was modified relative to this genomic sequence to represent the inferred CDS: deleted 1 base in 1 codon; substituted 1 base at 1 genomic stop codon) translates to MSHELSDSNLSLGTSPPSQPGTITPEDLELLLEDGLASSEPLSLEESSERYESSCLPSTASVPERDTPKHWKQLEHWVADLHEVSLRGHKACCERTTLSLLQELLQVHTCLQLQDSELKRLQQAAQAPEKEALQFPSLQIQNQMQALDKRLVEVREALTQIRRKQALQDSERKGAEQEASLWLSELTEKLKQEERDRKVACGALQKSQEEASQRVDHEVARMQAQMTKLREEMSLRFLKREAKLCSFLQKSFLALEKRMKASESAWLPPESGLWEELESQWQQLQELDAECTWALQGQRQQEECHLLEQRRGLDKAVVQLTEFVRQNQASLSHILLAEQKAWDAKGKLENSRAGELATYLQENLETMQLASKLAQQEMYSALELLXEKSQALEVSVAELVRQVKDMSDHFLALSWRLDLQEQTLSLRLCEAQSEWGVAEQRWREALARCREEAEAHLREVQQRVDSLPRQIEAIADTCILHKSDSDFKIPAEAKARELEGEAVRQELAALPSSVQLLREGNPGRKIAEIQGKLATFQNQMMKLESSIQYKTIQNLKFNTETKRRTEEMATPLSSVMHLWSEGGPWALTLGSRRVLMSLVRQQFFIKDVAPDEVVPMNHWGMYQAVRWAAGSRLPEPPPGPGSGLGGPRGQWAEAGSGP, encoded by the exons ATGAGCCACG AGCTGTCAGACAGCAACCTCTCGTTAGGGACCTCGCCACCCTCCCAGCCGGGTACCATCACCCCGGAGGACCTGGAACTCCTCCTGGAGGACGGGCTGGCCAGCTCCGAGCCCTTGAGTCTGGAGGAGAGCTCGGAGAGGTATGAGTCCAGCTGCCTGCCGTCCACCGCTTCTGTCCCAGAGCGGGACACCCCCAAGCACTGGAAGCAGCTGGAGCACTG GGTGGCCGACCTGCACGAGGTGTCGCTGCGGGGACACAAGGCCTGCTGTGAGCGTACCACGCTGAGCCTGCTGCAGGAGCTGCTGCAGGTCCACACCTGCTTGCAGCTGCAGGACTCAGAGCTGAAGAGGCTTCAGCAGGCGGCTCAGGCCCCCGAGAAGGAGGCTCTCCAG TTCCCCAGCCTGCAGATCCAGAACCAGATGCAGGCCCTGGACAAGAG GCTGGTGGAGGTCCGGGAGGCCCTGACCCAGATCAGGAGGAAGCAGGCACTCCAGGACTCTGAGCGGAAGGGCGCCGAGCAGGAGGCCAGCCTTTG GTTGTCTGAGCTGACCGAGAAGCTGAAGCAGGAGGAACGGGACCGGAAGGTGGCCTGTGGAGCCCTGCAGAAGAGCCAGGAGGAGGCCAGCCAGAGGGTGGACCATGAGGTGGCCAGGATGCAG GCCCAGATGACCAAGCTCAGGGAGGAGATGAGCCTCCGCTTTCTCAAGAGGGAGGCCAAGCTATGCAGCTTCCTGCAGAAGAGCTTTCTGGCCCTGGAGAAG AGAATGAAGGCCTCAGAGAGCGCATGGCTGCCGCCGGAGAGCGGCCTATGGGAGGAGCTGGAGAGCCAGTGGCAGCAACTCCAGGAGCTGGACGCAGAGTGCACGTGGGCcctgcaggggcagaggcag CAGGAAGAGTGCCACCTCCTGGAGCAGCGTCGGGGCCTGGACAAGGCCGTGGTCCAGCTGACCGAGTTCGTGCGTCAGAACCAAGCATCGCTGAGCCACATCCTGCTGGCCGAGCAGAAGGCCTG GGATGCTAAAGGGAAGTTGGAGAACAGCCGGGCCGGGGAGCTGGCTACCTACCTGCAGGAGAACCTGGAGACCATGCAGCTGGCCAGCAAGCTGGCCCAGCAGGAGATGTACAGTGCCCTGGAGCTG CTCTGAGAGAAGAGCCAGGCCCTGGAGGTGTCCGTGGCTGAGCTGGTCAGGCAGGTGAAGGACATGAGTGACCACTTCCTGGCCCTGAGCTGGAGGCTGGACCTGCAGGAGCAGACGCTGAGCCTGAGGCTGTGCGAG GCACAGAGTGAGTGGGGAGTTGCAGAGCAGCGATGGCGGGAAGCCCTGGCCCGGTGTCGAGAGGAGGCCGAGGCGCACCTACGGGAGGTGCAGCAGAGAGTGGACAGCCTGCCCCGGCAG ATAGAGGCCATCGCCGACACGTGCATCCTTCACAAGAGTGACTCAGACTTCAAGATCCCTGCCGAGGCCAAAGCCAG AGAGCTCGAGGGCGAGGCCGTGAGGCAGGAGCTGGCTGCTCTGCCGTCCTCTGTGCAGCTGCTCAGAGAGGGCAACCCCGGGCGGAAGATCGCCGAGATCCAGGGCAAGCTGGCCACG TTTCAGAACCAAATGATGAAGTTGGAAAGCAGCATCCAGTACAAGACCATTCAGAATCTCAAGTTTAATACAGAAACCAAGCGG CGCACGGAGGAGATGGCCACTCCGCTGTCAAGCGTGATGCACCTGTGGAGCGAGGGGGGC CCCTGGGCCCTGACGCTAGGCAGCAGAAGGGTCCTCATGTCCCTGGTGAGGCAGCAGTTCTTCATCAAGGATGTGGCCCCTGACGAGGTGGTCCCCATGAACCACTGGGGCATGTATCAGGCCGTGAGGTGGGCAGCGGGGAGCCGCCTTCCAGAGCCCCCTCCAGGCCCGGGTTCGGGGCTGGGCGGACCCCGAGGGCAGTGGGCGGAGGCGGGTTCCGGGCCATGA
- the PERCC1 gene encoding protein PERCC1 — protein sequence MAAGVIWPLCDFRLPLPYHGPFLPSDPEPPDSSEEEEEEDGEEELEVEGPEGHSPAPQSSGWAPEVAPLDPGGPETPLQLLRFSELISGDIQRYFGHKDRGQDPDACDIYADGHTASNSARELSCANLVRLAQGEAPENEATEPGVCSPGAPEGQACGPGLGGEGLQPLGPLAELFDYGLRQYLGPRAAAGRRLRLEQKYGHITPMTQRKLPPSFWKEPAPSPLGLLHPGTPDFSDLLASWSAEAGPELLGWGGQALEGVQLAEA from the coding sequence ATGGCCGCGGGTGTGATCTGGCCTCTCTGTGACTTCCGGCTGCCTCTGCCATACCATGGGCCCTTCCTGCCCTCAGACCCGGAGCCCCCAGACTCttctgaggaggaggaggaggaggatggggaaGAGGAACTGGAGGTCGAGGGGCCAGAGGGCCACAGCCCGGCCCCCCAGAGCTCAGGTTGGGCCCCAGAAGTGGCCCCTCTGGACCCCGGTGGCCCAGAGACGCCGCTGCAGCTCCTGCGGTTCTCTGAGCTCATCAGTGGCGACATCCAGCGGTACTTCGGCCACAAGGACCGGGGGCAGGACCCCGACGCCTGCGACATCTACGCCGATGGCCACACGGCCAGCAACTCAGCCAGGGAGCTCTCCTGCGCCAACCTTGTGCGCCTGGCCCAGGGCGAGGCCCCAGAAAATGAGGCCACTGAGCCCGGGGTCTGCTCCCCTGGGGCCCCCGAGGGGCAGGCGTGCGGGCCGGGCCTCGGTGGGGAAGGGCTGCAGCCGCTGGGACCCCTGGCCGAGCTCTTCGACTACGGGCTGCGGCAGTACTTGGGACCCAGGGCCGCGGCCGGCCGCCGACTCAGGCTGGAGCAGAAGTACGGCCACATCACCCCCATGACCCAAAGgaagcttcccccctccttcTGGAAGGAGCCGGCACCCAGCCCCCTGGGTCTGCTGCACCCCGGCACGCCTGACTTCAGCGACCTGCTGGCCAGCTGGTCAGCAGAGGCCGGCCCCGAGCTGCTGGGCTGGGGGGGCCAGGCCCTGGAGGGGGTGCAGCTGGCCGAGGCCTAG